In the genome of Lepus europaeus isolate LE1 unplaced genomic scaffold, mLepTim1.pri SCAFFOLD_116, whole genome shotgun sequence, one region contains:
- the LOC133754503 gene encoding bcl-2-related protein A1-like, whose protein sequence is MSDCEFAYVHMLAQDYLLYILKMPQPGLGLSKTSRVLQNVTFSIQQEVEEALQPYLHNVPVASVETARTIFNQVMEKEFEDGVINWGRIVTIFAFEGVLAKKLLREQAAPDVDTFKPIPYFVAEFITRRMGEWIRQNGGWENGFVKKFIHNSGEKIFLEVTEQICVILSLLKKKYC, encoded by the coding sequence atgagtgactgcgagtttgcctatgtacaCATGCTGGCTCaggactatttgctgtatatcctgaagatgccgcagcctggactgggattgagcaagacgtccagggtgctgcagaacgtcaccttctccatccagcaagaagtggaagaggctctgcaACCGTACCTGCACAATGTGCCTGTCGCGTCCGTCGAGACTGCCAGAACGATTTTCAACCAAGTGATGGAAAAAGAGTTTGAGGACGGTGTCATCAACTGGGGTAGGATTGTGACTATATTCGCATTCGAAGGGGTCTTGGCCAAGAAGCTCCTCCGGGAGCAGGCTGCTCCGGATGTGGACACTTTTAAGCCCATCCCTTATTTTGTGGCTGAGTTCATAACGAGGAGGATGGGAGAATGGATAAGGCAAAACGGAGGCTGGGAAAATGGATTTGTAAAAAAgtttatacataattctggtgaaaaaatttttctggaagttaccgAACAGATCTGtgtgatattgtcattgctaaaaaagaagtattgctga